In a genomic window of Sphingomonas koreensis:
- a CDS encoding putative porin — protein sequence MKSSLLACAAGASLLASPTLAQQVDANKLLEIMVKKGLVTREEADAMIAEATTSTSAQPAQPPVPAGGVSADGTQTIPYVPQVVRDQIVQQVRTEMTAKAEAEGWAKPGEVAEWTKRITLFGDIRARADGMLFGEGNSQDLVNWRAINAGAGLQVNQGAPGFVRPPYLNTVENRWAMRLRARLGIKVRIDDWVGAEVRLATGNDTGPVSTNQTLGQNGEFGKYALWLDRANLTLTPVNDVKVSIGRFGNPFWSSAMQFDEDLNFDGVAISGEAKFGDTVSVFGTAGFFPLFNTAFNFGSSGVGTIFGGAYPSQDRYLAAGQIGLDFRSGDRFRARIAGGYYRFENVQGQLSAPCNFDQDACSTDAMRPAFQQFGNTNKPLRHVIPNPAVAPGASPEVQYFGLASKFHVVGARGEIEYGLNDRVTARVTGDYIQNLGFDRAKIAPLALNNFAPVIGTTGGNYDGGDKGWQAQLAVGNLSEDIRAGDWSLLAGYRHVESDATLDAIADSDFGLGGTNMKGWFAGATYGFAKNTALSVRWLSADEIAGPPLSVDHLMIDLTTRF from the coding sequence TTGAAGTCTTCGCTGCTCGCCTGCGCGGCCGGCGCTTCGCTCCTCGCCTCGCCGACGCTCGCGCAACAGGTGGATGCCAACAAGCTGCTCGAGATCATGGTCAAGAAGGGCCTGGTCACGCGCGAAGAGGCAGATGCGATGATCGCCGAGGCGACGACCAGCACGTCAGCTCAGCCCGCCCAGCCGCCGGTTCCGGCGGGCGGTGTTTCCGCCGACGGCACCCAGACCATCCCCTATGTGCCGCAGGTAGTGCGCGACCAGATCGTGCAGCAGGTCCGCACCGAAATGACCGCCAAGGCGGAGGCCGAAGGTTGGGCGAAGCCGGGCGAGGTCGCCGAATGGACCAAGCGCATCACCCTGTTCGGGGATATCCGCGCACGCGCCGACGGGATGCTGTTCGGCGAGGGCAATTCGCAGGATCTGGTCAACTGGCGCGCGATCAACGCCGGCGCCGGGCTGCAGGTCAATCAGGGCGCGCCCGGCTTTGTCCGCCCGCCCTATCTGAACACGGTCGAGAATCGCTGGGCGATGCGGCTGCGCGCGCGGCTCGGTATCAAGGTACGGATCGACGATTGGGTGGGGGCGGAGGTTCGTCTTGCTACTGGTAACGACACTGGTCCCGTTTCGACCAACCAGACGCTCGGGCAGAATGGCGAGTTCGGCAAATATGCGCTGTGGCTTGACCGTGCGAACCTGACCCTGACGCCGGTAAACGACGTCAAGGTCAGCATCGGCAGGTTCGGCAACCCCTTCTGGTCGAGCGCGATGCAGTTCGACGAGGACCTGAATTTCGACGGCGTCGCGATCTCCGGCGAAGCGAAATTCGGCGACACCGTGAGCGTATTCGGCACCGCCGGCTTCTTCCCGCTGTTCAACACCGCATTCAACTTCGGATCGAGTGGCGTGGGCACCATCTTCGGTGGTGCCTATCCGAGCCAGGATCGCTATCTGGCGGCCGGGCAGATCGGCCTCGACTTCCGATCGGGCGACCGCTTCCGCGCGCGGATCGCCGGCGGTTACTACCGGTTCGAGAACGTGCAGGGACAGCTCTCGGCGCCGTGCAACTTTGATCAGGACGCCTGCAGCACCGACGCGATGCGGCCGGCGTTCCAGCAGTTCGGCAACACCAACAAGCCGCTGCGACACGTCATCCCCAACCCCGCGGTCGCACCGGGTGCCAGCCCCGAGGTCCAGTATTTCGGGCTTGCCTCCAAGTTCCACGTCGTCGGCGCGCGCGGCGAGATCGAATATGGGCTGAACGATCGTGTCACGGCGCGGGTTACCGGCGATTACATCCAGAATCTGGGGTTCGACCGCGCGAAGATCGCGCCGCTCGCGCTCAACAATTTCGCGCCGGTGATCGGCACGACCGGCGGCAACTATGACGGCGGCGACAAGGGCTGGCAGGCACAGCTCGCCGTCGGCAACCTGAGCGAGGACATCCGCGCCGGCGACTGGAGCCTGCTAGCCGGTTACCGCCATGTCGAATCCGATGCGACGCTCGACGCGATCGCGGACAGCGATTTTGGTCTTGGCGGCACCAACATGAAGGGCTGGTTCGCGGGCGCCACCTATGGCTTCGCGAAGAACACCGCGTTGAGCGTGCGTTGGCTCTCGGCCGACGAGATCGCCGGGCCGCCGCTCTCGGTCGATCACCTGATGATCGATCTGACTACGCGGTTCTGA